Within the Hermetia illucens chromosome 6, iHerIll2.2.curated.20191125, whole genome shotgun sequence genome, the region CTGTCCATCCGATACTCCATCCATTATTTTCGAAGACGTTGCCGACCCTCGCGTTCGTGCACTTCTttaaaaatatcgcaacatagcTACCGATCGTAGCCTATCCGAGCCAGTAAACCATGATCTTCAGCACCGTATGAACACCGCTGACTCTCCTATCttctctaaggtgcgtccaCTACCACCACAGAAGCTCAATGTTATGCGGTAAGAGTTTAAAGAGCTCCTCAAGTAGGGTATAAGCACACCCTCAGAGAGCTGTTGGTCTTCACCACTCCACATGGTCCCTtaaccaaacggcgaatggagaccttgtggcgactatAGACGCCTTAACCCTCAGACTATTGCGGACCGATATCCCATACCGCTCATCTACGCCTTGTGCATTATAGATAGCCGTATTTCtgccttggatctagccaagacctaccaccaaatccctataGCTCTTGAAGAAATTGCGAAAACAACAAAGTGACGCCAACGTTTCAGAGAGTCATCCATGGTGTTCTACGaaacataaaattttgtttcgtttacatggatgatgttccgGTCGCCCCCAGCCGCAGGtgagatttctcggccacaATATAACCCCCGAtggcatccaaccggacccgGACAAGATGCTTTCAATCGCAAGCTTCCCGCATTTAAAAACTGTTAGGAAACTGGGAAAATTCTTGGGAATGCTAAACTCCTACCGTCGTTTCCTATCCAGGGCTGCCCgccatcaatcgatccttaacaaCTATCTGTCCAGACCGAAAACCAGAGACACCCGACTGATTGAGTGGCGCACAGTACCTATCTAGGCATTGGTGGTGGATGCCACGCtcctggcatttcctcaacaagatagccgttttcgtcgatgcctcaaccATTGCCATAAGTGTTGctgttcaccaaaaggtgaaccaaacctGGTAGACGTTGAGCcttttctcgaaacagttgaagtACCTACGATTGTGAGTTGTTAGCCGCGTacctagaaaaaaaaacggttttGCTATTCCCGAGAAGGCAAGCCGTTTATAGTGTTCTCGGATCACAAGAGTCCCCTCGTCAACTTaggcacctgagcttcataagccaattTATATcagacatccaacacgtgtctggaaaggaCAACGTGATTGCTGACGCTTTGGTCAAGATCTCCGCCACAATCGATTTCCCGGCAATCTCGGCACCTGGacaacgaaccggttagtccaTGAACAAGAATATCAATTCTTCTGCTCAATCAGGAACGCTCAAGGCTACAACAAAAGTTTCGAAATCATTTCATTTGGAGTAGATATTATCAAAAAATCTAGATTCAATCCAAAATTCGAGGTCATTTTTGCTGGAGAGAGTAAACGTTGgttttcttttggtgattataAGTTGGTAATTCTGAATTCGACTTTGATTTTACAGTTTCACGATCAAATTAATCATTAAGTTAACagctccatgaacaaggacatgaaTTCTTGGACCAGGCGgtgcatcgcatgtcagaaATATAAAACTTCGAAGTATGTGAGAAAAGAAATAAGTGTATTCCCCAACtccaccaagcgcttccacaccatccacctgaacatcattggcccattgcgAGACTGGCacagtttcaggtattgcctcacagtcATAGATAGGTCCACGCGGTTGCCTGAATCGACTCCGCTAAAAGAAGTGTCGTGACGCTACTATCATGTGACGAGGTCCtcagtcgagagtggattccacgctttgatgCGCCGACAATCATCATCACTGACCGAGGAATGCAGTTTAAATcctctcttttctcggagttaggcaaacttctaGGCTTCAAAAGCCACCGGACAACTGCCTACCACTCTCAGTCTAACGGGAGATGACACAGGACGCTAAAGGCCGCTATAATAGCGCAAGACGATCCTTCCTGGTCGCAAGTCCTACCTCTCACCCTACTTGGCCTACGGACAGTCAGCCACGAAGAGTTTGCTACAAGCCCCGCAGAACgtgtgtacggggagaacctgagagCCCCCAGCGACCTAGCTCCCGACATGCGGTCAAACATAATTACAACCGGCCTGTTGCGTCTGGTCAGAGACGCCGTGAGCCGGATCAAACCATTATATGTAACCGTTATATGTGATAACGTAGACACGGAGCGGGGACcagtttctttttttcatttcattccttCCATGAGTTGTCCCTTAACATGACGCATACTACGCTCAACATATGCAATTTTTTCTGAATAACCGAGGTCTAGCACGTCATACTTGTATCTCTATTCGTCATTCACAGTGACTATCTAAACTATCAACTTCTAAGCATCCTAGTTCGATGGTAAAAGTGTGGCAAAGTGTTCAAGGATAGAAAATACAGAAACGTATGAACTATTCGCCGTATTTATTTCTTCCAATGACCcatcgtggattgcccccttttcacaatgggagaactcgaagaagcggttctcactatgaaaaccaggaaggcgccaggtcttgatggcatcccggcggaagtttacaaactggtgttccgccaacggccagaattgctgcccGAAGCGTTCaatgcgtgcttgaaggagggcatttttccttgtcgctggaaagtcgccagactcgcgttgatcagtaaggaaaagtgctcgagaagctcatcaggggtagactcgctgaagcaatccatgctgccggggacttatccgcaaggcagttcgggtttagaatagggaaatctacagtggatgctgctatggaggtcgtagatgcgtttaatcgagccggggcacacagccgccgatctcaacggatagtgctcctcataacacttgatgccagaaatgccttcaattccgtaagatggacagatatgctaggcacactagagaactcctttcacgtgccaagctatctcttgcggatattgagggattatctgaaagaccgctcctccttctatgagatgctagagggccagaggaggatggaaatcacgtcgggagtagcgcagagatccatcctagggccggacctctggaacgcttcctacgatagtgtgctgagactcaatatgcccgaagagtcgcgcctggtcggttatgcagacgacgttgcggcacttgttgtcggacacactgttgaacaggcgcaaagcagacttggcatattgatgcgacgggtaagcggatggatgactgctcacggtttcaaccttgcgctggaaaaaaccgaaggagtcatcctgaccagaaggagaatcccgactttgcgtcccatatcgatcggcgagttgaccataaagtcaaaaccagcgattaaataccttggtttaatgctcgactcgaagatgagcttcttcgagcaaatcaaggcAGCCGCGGCAgggcaggagtcgcggccttgagtcggctaactaggagacgtctcctcatgggagcaacgcagtccgtcgttctctatggtgcggagatatgggctgatgcccttgacaaggaggtgcatcgttaacgcctcgctcaagtgcagaggcggggagctttgcgagtgacgtctgcttattgcaccgtctccgaatcggctgtgatggtgattgcgggagtgatccccgttgccctccttgccaaggagcgcaaagctatctatcgccttaaggacgaaaacttaagaaaagtgattgcccgtgaagaacgtcaacgcacccttaacgagtggcaactttcttggcaaaatgagccaaggggcaagtggactgcgcggctcatcgacaaattagacccatggttgaacagaaagcacggtgagattgattacttgcttacccaactgctaagtgggcatggaggttttcagtcttacctgcacagggttgggaaggcgcgatctcctgattgtgtgttctgcaatagagtggcggatgacgctgaacacacctttgtctcttgcgagaggtggtggggcgagagatgctgaagagcgctggcagctggaatcgtattgcgcattatgttcgggctcttcttactacgaagaagattgaactcgaccggcagagggatcggacgataaggggttccctgaactaacaactcccttcctccgctcccctcccattggtgaaaggaattccctgacttgaaggctcccaaagccgggagagcgggagggctagcccggagtaatgtgtcaaacggttccaggctagttctctgatgacagggaggtgtttagttggtagtccgccagcgcgctgttgcgggagtccaacactctgtgcgtaaacgcattcacctaccctactcccaaacaaaaaaaaaaggaccCATTGATCACATGTCCAATAAAATTGAGCCACCTGTCGAttaggtaaaactttacaattacAATAGCACCTTTAGGAACTACTTCAAAAACGTCTGACCAGCGTCAAAATTAACAAAGCAATGAACATTTTTTAAGGAAATTTCCTAATATAATTGGTTTCATTCAATGTCAATGACATCCAATAGCTTTGGTACAGTGTCCTTGATATGGGCAATGTATTTTTCATCATTATATAAGCTCCTCCTTACAACTGGATCAACCATAAGTGCTTCCATTTCAAAATCCATCTTGCTTCTATCCATGTGTACGAATACTGCCAACGTTGATTGAAAGTATAGTTCTGTAACATAAGGGAGAGGATATTACTAAAAAATCCTGGTAATAGAATAAATCACAGATTTTACTTACCCAAATAGCTGTAAGCTTTGATTTCTTCTTGCAATTGTTCGTATGTGGGCAGTTCACCCTCGTATCCAGTTTTCACCAGGACATCAATAAAGATGTTGAAATAATGCCTGAATGCAATCTCACGGAATTCATATGGCAGGACAGCGGCCATATAAACCAAATCATAGGCCGGTGATCCCCAATGAGGGCCTTGAAAGTCAaccttataaaaaaaaaactttaagttTATATTCAAAGTCATTTTGAAACCATGTACTACCAGAGCAATCTCGGAAATAGCATTAAATACATTCCTTTTGAACATCATATTGCGTACGTGGAAGTCGCCATGGTTGAGAACGCTATACACTGCTGGCTGATTGACAATCTTTATGCATTTATCCATTAACCAATCTGCTGTAATTTTGTGCAATTTATTTGCACATGATTCGAAGCCAGGAAAAGTCTCCATTACTTCCGCCAAGAATTTTGGTCCTGTTAGGAAAAAATCCATTTTTCTGCCGACCGATAAACCGAAAATGGTCGCTTTGAAGTTGAGATCACTTCGGCCCTGGTTCAAAATCATTGTAAAGTACATAAAGGCTGCAAGTAAGGAAGTGGACAGGTTTACATCCCTTCAATTTGATACTTACATCGGCTTTCATTTTAAACGTAACGGCATGGTATTGAGCCACTTTGGAAAAAATAAGTCTTGTTTCATGCTCATTCGGGATATTGTGAGGCAGCATAAAGTATCCAAGTTCTCTAAGATCTTCAAAAATTATAGCTTTATGTGGCGTCAATGAAGAATATATGACTCTGAAATGGGAAAACACGGAATCCATTAATATGACTTATTTACGTTGTtcataagaaatgcatagtgaCAGCCAAAAGTAtggaaagatttttgaaaacaCAATAACTTTAAGTCGTACAAAATTTGCCGGTCCCCAGAGTTaatattctttattttgcactcccgataGTTCGTACCAAATCATCAGTCCCTTGATCATACTAATTATCTTGGTTCCACTGTataatcaacatcatcatcaacggcgcaacaaccggtatcgggtctaggcctgccttaataaggaacttcagacatcccggttttgcgccgaggtccaccaattcgatatccctaaaagctgtctggcgtcctggcctacgccatcgctccatcttaagcagggtctgcctcgtcttccttttctaccatagatattgcccttatggactttccgggctggaccatcctcatccatatagattaagtgacccgcccaccgtaacctattcagccggattttatccacaaccggacggtcatggtatcgctcatagatttcgtcattatgtaggctacggaatcgtccatcctcatgtagggggccaaaaatttttcggaggattcttctctcgaacgcggccaagagttcgcaatttttcttgctaagaacccaagtttccgaggaatacatgaggactggcaagatcatagtcttgtacagtaagagctttgaccctatggtgagacgtttcgagcggaacagtctttgtaagctgaaataggctccgttggctgacaacaaccgtgcgcggatttcatcatcgtagctgttatcggttgtgattttcgaccctagataagagaaatcgtcaacggtctcaaagttgtattctcctatcctgtttgtccagtgcggtttgatgttgttagttggttcgtcttcggtgctgacgttgccaccatatattatattttgtcttgccttcattgatgtgcagccgattaccgcctgctcgatctggatgaaggcagtttgtacgtctccggttgttcttcccatgatgtcgatatcgtcagcataggctagtagttgggtggacttaaagaggatcgtaccccttgcatttacatcagcaccacggatcactttctcgagggccaggttaaagaggacgcatgatagggcatccccttgtcgtagaccgttgttgatgtcgaatggtcttgagagtgatcctgctgcttttatctggcctcgcacattggtcagggtcagcttagtcagtcttaataatttcgtcgggataccgaatgctctcatgggcgtgtactcataggcggccttaaagtcgatgaatagatggtgcaactgttgtccatattccaacaattttgccATCCTGCGGCAAgggagggaggggaggggggagagaaaatctgatctgttgctgatttgcctggagtgaagcctctttggtgtgggccaatgatgttcagggcgtatggggctatccggcctagcaggacagcggagaatatcttatagatggtactcagcaacgtgatacctctataattcctgcactatgtaatatctcctttttaaagttttgtgtaaaacaaaaccttattaaaatcgattcaatgtctgtctgtctgtcacacgcatttttctccaaaacggctaaaccgatccgaacgaaatttggtggatagatgggaactatgaaatcccacgcatacagtgagtggcataaatttaggtggagtttaaaggggggctccccatacatgcaaaggggggattcaaaaatttttttcaccggatatagttgtgtagggtatcaaatgaactttccgaaactgacattagctttggcataaattggaaagtgcgtgagtaatgagtcaaaatatacgcacttgaagtgagacaggactcattttcggaaactacccaacctaaaaatccggaaaaaatcggagtggtgcgcctagatgaaatctaggcctcaaaatatgtcccattctgatatctgctcaaataaacttacttatagtatattactacattgtagaaatttactgaaaaaccccctttaaattcatcctaggacttccgaattttgcaccagcatagaggacaatattttgtatttacgtgcaaaatttcgtagaaatccggCAATTAACGCctaagttatagcagttcaaacttagcaatttcgcgcgaatttaccgcttccaaagccatgcaaatcagatgctgacgtcataattacccggaataattgacatttgcgtgaaatattaaagtcgcatttatgaagaatctacttatctgcagcactttttaagattttgggtaaaacacttatgtgaaatctaatcttcgagagatgtcccattccggtatctgctca harbors:
- the LOC119658618 gene encoding uncharacterized protein LOC119658618; the encoded protein is MSFNKDELELPKWVDSDFLRTVIEEGGKGKNVQIHNYESTPATALGDHFASIMFRIKVTFAADGIANGIISLILKTCPDDDGLKKELLDSIDVFGMEIHMYSQVLTECRDTLEKCGYTDLLAPRVIYSSLTPHKAIIFEDLRELGYFMLPHNIPNEHETRLIFSKVAQYHAVTFKMKADGRSDLNFKATIFGLSVGRKMDFFLTGPKFLAEVMETFPGFESCANKLHKITADWLMDKCIKIVNQPAVYSVLNHGDFHVRNMMFKRNVFNAISEIALVDFQGPHWGSPAYDLVYMAAVLPYEFREIAFRHYFNIFIDVLVKTGYEGELPTYEQLQEEIKAYSYLELYFQSTLAVFVHMDRSKMDFEMEALMVDPVVRRSLYNDEKYIAHIKDTVPKLLDVIDIE